The following proteins are co-located in the Flavobacterium sp. CECT 9288 genome:
- the pyrE gene encoding orotate phosphoribosyltransferase, whose protein sequence is MIFNKDTAEKTAEFLLQINAIKLNPRNPFTWASGWQSPIYCDNRLILSFPAVRNYVRDEFSKNIEKQFGKPDVIAGVATGAIGIGMLVAESMGLPFVYVRPEPKKHGRQNQVEGFLQKGQNVVVVEDLISTGNSSLLAVEALKEAGANVKGMAAIFTYGFNVAEENFKNANVDLFTLSNYQNLLNLAVAKRYITEEEEQTLREWNVSPSTWNTNV, encoded by the coding sequence ATGATTTTTAATAAAGATACAGCCGAAAAAACAGCCGAATTTCTATTGCAAATAAATGCAATTAAATTGAATCCAAGAAATCCTTTTACATGGGCTTCTGGATGGCAATCCCCAATTTATTGTGATAACCGTTTAATCCTTTCATTTCCAGCCGTTAGAAATTACGTTCGCGATGAATTTTCCAAAAACATTGAGAAACAATTTGGAAAACCTGATGTAATTGCAGGAGTTGCCACAGGAGCAATAGGCATAGGAATGCTTGTAGCAGAGAGTATGGGTTTACCATTTGTATACGTAAGACCTGAACCAAAAAAACATGGCAGACAAAATCAAGTAGAGGGATTTTTACAAAAAGGGCAAAATGTTGTTGTTGTAGAAGACTTAATTAGTACAGGAAACAGCAGTTTACTAGCTGTTGAAGCCTTGAAAGAAGCTGGAGCCAATGTAAAAGGCATGGCAGCTATATTTACCTATGGTTTTAACGTAGCTGAAGAGAATTTTAAAAACGCAAATGTTGATTTGTTCACCTTAAGTAACTATCAAAATCTTTTAAATTTGGCTGTAGCCAAAAGATATATTACTGAAGAAGAAGAACAAACTTTAAGAGAATGGAACGTATCTCCATCAACCTGGAATACAAATGTTTAA
- a CDS encoding SRPBCC family protein, with product MNLESPKVTVEKSALELFNSLSDVKNFEKLMPDNIAKFEVIGEDAFIFGLKGMPEIKLKMKEKIAPNKVVLGAASDKLPFTLVANIESISAASSSVKLDFEGDFNPMMAMMIKGPIGKFIETLATNMNKL from the coding sequence ATGAACCTAGAAAGCCCAAAAGTAACAGTAGAGAAATCAGCACTTGAATTATTTAACTCATTAAGTGATGTAAAGAATTTTGAAAAATTAATGCCAGACAATATTGCTAAATTTGAAGTAATTGGCGAAGATGCTTTCATTTTTGGACTAAAAGGAATGCCAGAAATTAAATTAAAAATGAAAGAAAAAATAGCACCGAACAAAGTTGTTTTGGGTGCTGCTAGTGACAAACTTCCATTTACACTTGTTGCAAATATTGAGTCTATCTCAGCAGCTAGTAGTAGTGTAAAGCTTGATTTTGAAGGCGATTTTAACCCGATGATGGCAATGATGATTAAAGGCCCAATAGGAAAGTTCATTGAAACTTTGGCTACAAATATGAATAAACTATAA
- a CDS encoding biotin--[acetyl-CoA-carboxylase] ligase, protein MKLIKLDAIDSTNDFLKGLASKQDLENFTVVTAESQSKGKGQMGAVWTSEKSKNLIMSVLIKNILYNIDSIFNLNTAVSLAVISVLEKHQIPKLSIKWPNDIMSDNKKIGGILIENSIKSDGSIFSIVGLGLNVNQTNFENLPKASSLECVSATSFNISILIQEIVSEMKEKTNHWPDSNSLHTKLYTQYLFKKEVPTAFSLPNGAAFMGIIQGVSSTGKLQVLLEDDTIQEFDIKEIQMLY, encoded by the coding sequence ATGAAACTAATCAAACTCGATGCCATAGATTCAACAAACGACTTCCTGAAAGGACTTGCGAGTAAACAAGACTTAGAAAATTTTACTGTAGTTACTGCTGAAAGTCAATCAAAAGGGAAAGGTCAAATGGGAGCTGTGTGGACTTCTGAAAAAAGTAAGAATCTAATAATGAGTGTTTTGATTAAAAATATTCTTTATAATATAGATTCTATTTTTAATTTGAATACCGCTGTTTCGTTGGCTGTAATATCTGTTTTAGAAAAGCATCAAATCCCTAAACTAAGTATTAAATGGCCTAACGACATAATGTCAGATAATAAAAAAATAGGTGGCATCTTAATTGAAAATAGTATAAAAAGTGATGGTTCTATTTTTTCAATTGTAGGTTTAGGCTTGAATGTGAACCAAACTAACTTTGAAAATTTACCCAAAGCTTCCTCTCTTGAATGTGTGAGTGCAACATCATTTAACATTTCAATACTAATTCAGGAAATTGTTAGTGAGATGAAAGAAAAAACAAATCATTGGCCAGATTCAAATTCCTTACATACTAAATTATACACTCAATATTTGTTTAAAAAAGAGGTTCCTACTGCTTTTAGTTTACCAAATGGAGCGGCTTTTATGGGAATTATTCAAGGGGTGTCAAGTACAGGAAAACTTCAAGTTTTATTGGAAGATGACACTATACAAGAATTTGACATCAAAGAAATTCAAATGCTGTATTAA
- the rsfS gene encoding ribosome silencing factor translates to MAKKTINNDILLANIIKGIEEVKGNDITILDLREIDTAVCDYFVISNGNSNTQVNAIVNSIQKTVSKELKDKPWHVEGTDNAEWVLMDYVNIAVHVFQKHIREYYNIESLWGDAKITTIENKY, encoded by the coding sequence ATGGCGAAAAAGACTATAAACAATGATATCCTTCTGGCAAATATCATTAAAGGAATAGAAGAAGTAAAAGGAAATGATATTACCATCCTAGATTTAAGAGAAATTGATACTGCAGTATGTGACTATTTTGTAATCTCAAATGGAAATTCGAATACCCAAGTTAATGCAATTGTAAATTCAATTCAAAAAACAGTTTCTAAAGAATTAAAAGACAAACCATGGCATGTTGAAGGAACAGACAATGCCGAATGGGTGTTAATGGACTATGTAAATATAGCAGTTCATGTATTTCAAAAACACATTAGAGAATATTACAACATCGAAAGTTTATGGGGCGATGCTAAAATAACAACCATAGAAAACAAATACTAA
- the ftsH gene encoding ATP-dependent zinc metalloprotease FtsH yields the protein MAKENNPNPNKFKVSPWLVYTSVILILLFISITFQGNGLNEPGQLKSSDIDNMLNKGQIKNVIIFNNKDAEIYLSDAALKDPINKKVAKDVFDRPSKGPHYTTKFGDLKSFQEKLDKAKTEKKLVNYDFKEASNWSDILITFLPIIIIIAVWIFIMRKMSGGGTGGGGQIFNIGKSKAKLFDEKTDIKTTFKDVAGLEGAKEEIQEIVEFLKNPEKYTNLGGKIPKGALLVGPPGTGKTLLAKAVAGEAQVPFFSLSGSDFVEMFVGVGASRVRDLFKQAKEKSPAIIFIDEIDAVGRARGKSNMSGGNDERENTLNQLLTEMDGFGTNSNVIVLAATNRADVLDKALMRAGRFDRQIFVDLPDIRERAEIFKVHLAPLKKIEDLDTDFLAKQTPGFSGADIANVCNEAALIAARNNKSAVDKQDFLDAVDRIVGGLEKKNKIVTPEEKKAIAIHEAGHATVSWMLEHAAPLIKVTIVPRGQSLGAAWYLPEERLIVRPDQMLDEMCATMGGRAAEKVTFDRISTGALSDLEKVTKQARAMVTVYGLNDKIGNVTYYDSTGQSEYNFSKPYSEETAKVIDEEISLLIESQYQRAIQILEDNKDKLNQLANILIEKEVIFKDDLEAIFGKRTFDKNLEEVVS from the coding sequence ATGGCTAAAGAAAATAATCCAAACCCGAATAAGTTTAAGGTAAGCCCATGGCTTGTTTACACTTCAGTAATTTTAATTCTTTTATTCATAAGCATCACTTTCCAAGGAAATGGGCTAAATGAGCCAGGACAACTGAAGTCTTCTGACATTGATAATATGCTAAACAAAGGGCAAATTAAAAATGTCATTATTTTTAATAATAAAGATGCTGAAATTTACCTTTCAGATGCTGCTTTGAAAGATCCTATCAATAAAAAAGTAGCTAAAGATGTTTTTGACAGACCAAGCAAAGGTCCTCACTACACCACAAAATTTGGTGATTTAAAATCTTTTCAAGAAAAATTAGATAAAGCTAAAACTGAAAAAAAATTAGTAAACTATGATTTTAAAGAAGCGAGTAATTGGTCTGATATTTTAATCACTTTTTTACCTATTATAATTATCATAGCAGTTTGGATTTTTATCATGCGTAAAATGTCTGGTGGCGGTACTGGCGGTGGTGGACAAATATTCAATATCGGTAAATCCAAAGCGAAACTTTTTGATGAAAAAACGGACATCAAAACTACATTTAAAGATGTAGCGGGTCTTGAAGGTGCAAAAGAAGAAATACAAGAAATTGTAGAATTTCTTAAAAATCCTGAAAAATATACTAATCTGGGTGGTAAAATACCAAAAGGCGCCTTACTAGTTGGGCCTCCAGGAACAGGAAAAACATTATTAGCCAAAGCTGTTGCCGGGGAAGCTCAAGTACCATTTTTCTCTTTATCAGGATCTGATTTTGTTGAAATGTTTGTTGGTGTAGGTGCATCACGTGTAAGAGACTTATTTAAACAAGCTAAAGAAAAATCACCTGCCATCATTTTCATTGATGAGATTGATGCTGTAGGTAGAGCTAGAGGTAAAAGCAATATGTCAGGCGGTAACGACGAGCGTGAAAATACATTGAACCAATTATTGACAGAAATGGATGGTTTTGGTACCAACTCAAATGTTATTGTACTTGCTGCTACAAACAGAGCTGACGTACTGGATAAAGCTTTAATGCGTGCTGGTCGTTTTGATAGACAAATTTTTGTAGACTTACCAGACATTCGTGAAAGAGCCGAAATATTTAAAGTACATTTAGCTCCTTTGAAAAAAATTGAAGATCTTGATACTGACTTTTTAGCCAAACAAACTCCAGGTTTTTCAGGTGCTGATATTGCAAATGTATGTAACGAAGCTGCTTTAATAGCTGCTAGAAACAACAAATCTGCAGTGGATAAACAAGATTTCTTAGATGCTGTTGATAGAATAGTTGGCGGTTTAGAAAAGAAAAATAAAATTGTAACTCCAGAAGAGAAAAAAGCAATTGCAATACACGAAGCGGGTCACGCAACAGTGAGCTGGATGCTAGAGCACGCTGCTCCTCTTATTAAGGTAACTATTGTCCCTAGAGGTCAAAGTTTAGGTGCAGCTTGGTATCTACCAGAGGAAAGACTAATTGTACGTCCAGACCAAATGCTTGATGAAATGTGTGCTACAATGGGTGGTAGAGCTGCTGAAAAAGTAACATTTGATAGAATCTCTACTGGAGCATTAAGTGACTTAGAGAAAGTAACCAAACAAGCTCGCGCTATGGTTACCGTTTATGGTTTGAATGACAAAATAGGTAACGTTACCTATTATGATTCAACAGGACAAAGTGAGTATAATTTCTCAAAACCGTACTCAGAGGAGACCGCAAAAGTTATTGATGAAGAGATTTCATTGTTGATTGAAAGCCAATACCAAAGAGCGATTCAAATTCTAGAAGATAACAAAGACAAGCTAAATCAACTTGCCAACATCTTAATAGAGAAAGAAGTAATATTTAAAGATGATCTTGAAGCCATTTTTGGAAAAAGAACATTTGACAAAAACCTTGAAGAAGTGGTGTCATAA
- a CDS encoding lactate utilization protein: MSLFRKIFGSSHPAAEEQKESEFSTYYKEPTVSIDEQFIFNFKKNGGKFLYCENNLEVTEQFENILEENDWFESEVLCYDPELFQLLEDNKLTYDKPENPKFLLSSCESLIAEEGSILFSSKQIKQHKPNDLPTNMIILAKASQIMGTKSDGLSAIKKKYERDYPTNISTIKYFEKAKEEDFTQYGSSAKNLYLLLLEDL, encoded by the coding sequence ATGAGTCTTTTTAGAAAAATTTTTGGTTCAAGTCATCCTGCTGCTGAAGAGCAAAAAGAAAGTGAATTTAGTACTTACTATAAGGAACCAACTGTGTCTATAGACGAGCAATTTATTTTTAATTTCAAAAAAAACGGTGGTAAATTTTTATACTGTGAAAACAATTTAGAAGTTACCGAGCAGTTTGAAAACATACTTGAAGAAAACGACTGGTTTGAAAGTGAAGTCCTTTGTTACGATCCTGAACTTTTCCAGTTACTTGAAGACAATAAACTTACTTATGACAAACCTGAAAATCCTAAATTTTTGTTGTCTAGTTGTGAAAGTTTGATTGCCGAAGAGGGTTCTATATTGTTTTCATCCAAACAAATCAAACAACACAAACCAAACGATCTCCCTACAAACATGATTATTTTGGCTAAAGCCAGCCAAATAATGGGAACCAAAAGTGACGGTTTAAGTGCCATTAAGAAAAAATACGAAAGAGATTATCCAACTAATATTTCAACTATAAAGTATTTCGAAAAAGCTAAAGAAGAGGACTTCACCCAATATGGAAGTTCCGCAAAGAATCTATATTTACTGCTTTTAGAAGATCTTTAA
- a CDS encoding phosphatidate cytidylyltransferase: MNETLKRGISGVVYIALLLTSILYSTETFFLLFGIFLLITIYEFCNLVQIHKVFPIIFGFSLYTSVALISHYNKETVSFLKTNFDLDVDLNINIQQLNIVLLVIALVVTLKCILFLFYDSIQKINTSSKYLYLLGYIILPFVFITKISFGVIDYNPKIIIGLFILIWTNDTFAYIVGKSIGKTKLLEKISPKKTVEGFMGGLVFAVLAGYLISKYYIKAKPEFSDRSILIWTSIAVIVGVAGTIGDLIESKFKRIANVKDSGNIMPGHGGILDRLDSVIFVAPLIFLFYQILNYVS, translated from the coding sequence ATGAATGAAACTCTAAAACGAGGAATATCAGGAGTAGTTTATATTGCATTACTACTCACTTCTATCTTATATTCAACTGAAACTTTTTTTTTACTTTTTGGTATATTTTTACTAATTACCATATACGAATTTTGTAATCTAGTTCAAATTCACAAAGTGTTTCCAATTATTTTTGGTTTTTCCTTGTACACTTCGGTAGCGCTTATTAGTCATTACAACAAAGAAACTGTTTCTTTTTTAAAGACTAATTTTGACTTAGATGTAGACTTAAACATCAATATTCAGCAATTAAATATTGTTCTACTGGTCATTGCTCTTGTTGTAACTTTAAAATGCATTCTATTTTTATTTTACGATTCTATCCAAAAAATTAATACTTCATCAAAATATCTATATCTTTTAGGTTACATCATCCTTCCTTTTGTATTTATTACCAAAATATCTTTTGGAGTTATTGATTACAATCCTAAAATTATCATTGGACTATTTATACTCATTTGGACTAACGATACCTTTGCGTACATTGTTGGTAAATCCATTGGAAAAACAAAATTACTAGAAAAAATATCTCCTAAAAAAACAGTTGAAGGTTTCATGGGCGGACTTGTATTTGCCGTACTTGCAGGATATTTAATTTCAAAATATTATATTAAAGCAAAACCAGAGTTTAGCGATAGATCTATACTAATTTGGACATCTATAGCAGTTATTGTGGGAGTTGCAGGAACAATTGGAGATTTAATTGAATCTAAATTCAAGCGAATTGCAAACGTAAAAGACAGCGGAAACATCATGCCGGGTCATGGAGGTATACTAGATCGACTAGATAGTGTTATATTTGTAGCACCATTAATATTTTTATTCTATCAAATTTTAAATTATGTTTCATAA
- a CDS encoding phosphatidylserine decarboxylase family protein, which yields MFHKEGTQSILLGTIFTAVVLLLSDNLIETNWLKMAVQILALLVLIIILQFFRNPKRTVIINDNQIIAPVDGKVVVIEEVYEGEYFKDKRLQVSIFMSPINVHVTRYALSGIVKFSKYHPGKFLVAWHPKASEENERTTIVVENSTFGGVLYRQIAGALARRIVNYAVEGTQVTQGTDAGFIKFGSRVDIFLPLGTPINVELNQKAIGGKTIIATKA from the coding sequence ATGTTTCATAAAGAAGGAACCCAATCTATTTTACTAGGCACCATTTTTACTGCGGTTGTCCTTTTATTGTCTGACAATTTAATTGAGACCAACTGGCTCAAAATGGCTGTTCAAATACTAGCTCTTTTAGTATTGATCATCATCTTACAATTTTTTAGAAACCCTAAAAGAACTGTAATTATTAATGACAACCAAATAATTGCGCCTGTTGATGGTAAAGTAGTAGTAATTGAAGAGGTATATGAAGGAGAATATTTTAAAGATAAAAGACTTCAAGTATCTATTTTCATGTCGCCAATAAATGTTCACGTTACTCGATATGCCTTGAGTGGAATTGTTAAGTTTAGTAAATACCATCCTGGTAAATTTCTTGTTGCTTGGCACCCTAAGGCAAGTGAAGAAAATGAAAGAACAACAATTGTTGTAGAAAACAGTACTTTTGGTGGCGTTTTGTACCGTCAAATTGCTGGAGCACTGGCACGTAGAATTGTAAATTATGCTGTAGAAGGAACTCAAGTTACTCAAGGTACCGATGCTGGATTTATAAAATTTGGTTCAAGAGTTGATATTTTTTTACCTTTGGGAACACCTATTAATGTGGAATTGAACCAAAAGGCTATTGGAGGAAAAACTATTATTGCAACCAAGGCATAA
- a CDS encoding acyl-CoA-binding protein, which produces MTKKDLDTLFLEAVAKAADMTQASLPQDVQLRLYAFYKQATYGTVDLRQNSSYHLRDAFKTNAWMQISHLSPDEAKQYYIEIIDSLIKS; this is translated from the coding sequence ATGACCAAAAAGGATTTAGATACTTTATTCCTAGAAGCTGTAGCGAAAGCAGCTGATATGACGCAAGCATCCCTACCACAAGATGTACAATTGCGCTTATATGCTTTTTACAAACAAGCAACTTATGGCACTGTTGATTTAAGACAAAATTCATCCTATCATTTGAGAGATGCATTCAAAACTAACGCTTGGATGCAGATAAGTCATTTATCACCAGATGAAGCCAAACAATATTATATTGAAATCATTGACTCACTAATAAAATCATAA
- a CDS encoding superoxide dismutase — translation MKKAFYVLPLVCATVFIVSCNEKKLIEVVEVPLPSTTEQKTVMGSPDNVKADEGSFQLEKLPYAYDALAPSISATTMELHYSKHYLNYTNNLNSSIKGTPLENLTIEEVLAKLDPNDAGLRNNAGGYYNHSLFWKCMGPKAGGEPKNTLASAMITDFGSYGNFMSLFKDEATKHFGSGWVWLIVDKTGKLQVTTTTNQDNPLMRNAIVPGTPILALDLWEHAYYMDYQYRRKNYVDNFFNIINWNKIEENYTAVAIK, via the coding sequence ATGAAAAAAGCATTTTATGTGTTGCCATTAGTTTGTGCAACAGTTTTTATAGTATCCTGTAATGAGAAAAAATTAATTGAAGTTGTTGAAGTCCCTTTGCCTTCTACCACAGAGCAAAAAACAGTTATGGGCTCGCCTGATAATGTAAAAGCTGATGAAGGTTCTTTTCAATTAGAAAAACTGCCGTATGCATATGATGCGCTAGCTCCGAGCATATCAGCTACTACAATGGAGTTGCATTACTCTAAACATTATTTAAATTACACAAACAATCTAAACAGCTCCATAAAAGGAACTCCACTAGAAAACTTAACCATAGAAGAAGTGCTAGCAAAACTAGATCCTAATGATGCAGGGCTGCGTAATAATGCGGGAGGATATTACAACCACAGTTTGTTTTGGAAATGTATGGGACCAAAAGCTGGCGGTGAACCAAAAAACACTTTGGCTAGTGCCATGATAACTGATTTTGGATCTTACGGTAATTTTATGTCTCTTTTTAAAGATGAAGCTACAAAACATTTTGGATCAGGTTGGGTTTGGCTTATAGTAGATAAAACGGGTAAATTACAAGTTACAACAACTACAAATCAAGACAATCCTTTGATGCGAAATGCTATTGTTCCGGGAACACCAATTCTTGCACTTGACTTATGGGAACATGCCTATTATATGGATTATCAATACCGAAGAAAAAACTACGTTGATAATTTTTTTAATATTATCAACTGGAATAAAATTGAAGAAAACTATACGGCGGTAGCCATAAAATAG